Proteins encoded in a region of the Deltaproteobacteria bacterium genome:
- a CDS encoding sigma 54-interacting transcriptional regulator codes for MAEKTILDPNFASLLLECMADGVFTLDDQGHITSWNPAMERISGYTAEEAVGNTCSMLNFSLCFSKSCPSGISQCGIYKNGPIQAQECFLRHKNGDDVPVVKSARLVTDGDGSIKGVVETVTDLTELEKARRRAEAANLRLGEIHRFDNIIGKSHGMQQVFSAIRATASSDATILVQGESGTGKELVAGAIHYNSNRAGMPFVPVSCSALSESLLESELFGHARGAFTGAVRDRVGRFEEASGGTIFLDEIGEISPFIQVKLLRVLQEREIERVGESQKRTIDIRIIAATNKDLYGLIKSGHFREDLYYRLKVFPIHIPPLRKRREDIPLLTSHFIRRQNEKTGKRIKGVLPSAMGILMDYNWPGNVRELENAIEHAFVLCVGEQIDIFDLPVEIRQLPYQPGASSKAPHPPPDRFSSNIRLSRDMLMEILHECGWNKAEAGRRLGVSRTAVWKYMKKWDIPLKGPE; via the coding sequence ATGGCAGAAAAAACCATATTAGACCCCAATTTTGCGAGCCTGCTCCTGGAATGCATGGCGGACGGCGTATTTACCCTGGATGACCAGGGTCATATTACATCATGGAATCCGGCCATGGAGCGTATCAGCGGCTACACCGCGGAAGAGGCCGTCGGAAATACCTGCAGTATGCTTAATTTCAGCCTCTGCTTTTCCAAAAGCTGTCCATCGGGCATCAGCCAGTGCGGCATCTACAAAAATGGACCGATTCAGGCCCAGGAATGCTTTCTGCGGCACAAAAACGGGGATGACGTACCTGTTGTAAAGAGCGCAAGACTTGTGACGGACGGTGATGGTTCCATAAAGGGCGTCGTTGAAACGGTCACCGATCTCACGGAACTTGAAAAGGCCAGACGAAGGGCGGAAGCAGCCAACCTGCGTCTTGGGGAAATTCACAGGTTTGACAACATCATCGGAAAGAGCCATGGCATGCAGCAGGTATTCTCAGCTATTCGGGCCACGGCCTCGAGCGATGCAACCATTCTTGTGCAGGGGGAGAGCGGCACAGGCAAGGAACTGGTTGCGGGCGCCATTCATTACAACAGCAACCGGGCCGGCATGCCGTTTGTACCCGTAAGCTGCAGCGCCCTGTCGGAGTCGCTTTTGGAGAGCGAATTGTTCGGACATGCCAGAGGCGCATTTACAGGGGCGGTTCGGGACCGTGTCGGTCGTTTTGAGGAGGCGAGTGGGGGGACAATTTTCCTCGATGAAATCGGTGAGATAAGCCCATTTATTCAAGTGAAACTGCTTCGTGTGCTCCAGGAGAGGGAGATTGAGCGGGTCGGCGAATCCCAAAAGCGGACCATCGATATCCGGATCATTGCGGCCACCAACAAGGATCTCTACGGTCTCATCAAGAGCGGCCATTTCCGGGAAGATCTCTATTACCGCCTGAAGGTATTTCCCATCCATATTCCGCCCCTTCGAAAGCGGAGAGAAGATATCCCGCTCCTGACAAGCCATTTCATCAGGCGCCAGAATGAAAAAACCGGGAAGCGGATCAAGGGCGTTCTGCCGTCGGCCATGGGAATCCTCATGGATTACAACTGGCCCGGCAACGTGCGTGAGTTGGAAAATGCCATTGAGCATGCCTTTGTCCTCTGCGTCGGCGAGCAGATCGATATTTTTGACCTCCCGGTTGAAATCCGCCAGCTCCCCTACCAGCCCGGCGCCTCATCCAAAGCACCCCATCCTCCCCCTGACCGTTTTTCTTCAAATATAAGGCTTTCCCGCGACATGCTGATGGAGATCCTTCATGAATGCGGCTGGAACAAGGCCGAAGCGGGAAGACGGTTGGGCGTGAGCAGGACCGCCGTCTGGAAGTACATGAAAAAATGGGATATCCCGCTCAAGGGGCCGGAATGA
- a CDS encoding thioredoxin fold domain-containing protein encodes MEVKQIGSADGFQKTIEDGVTLMDFNAPWCAPCRSQEPILEILAQNFEGKAVVASMNVDENRDVAARLGIMSIPTLVIFKNSKEIQRFVGLQPETTLSEALNRLVK; translated from the coding sequence ATGGAAGTTAAACAGATCGGATCGGCCGATGGATTCCAAAAGACCATCGAGGATGGGGTTACGCTTATGGACTTCAATGCGCCCTGGTGTGCACCCTGTCGGTCGCAGGAGCCGATTCTCGAGATCCTGGCCCAAAATTTTGAAGGCAAGGCAGTGGTGGCCTCCATGAATGTGGATGAAAACCGGGACGTTGCGGCCAGGCTGGGGATAATGAGCATTCCTACTCTGGTCATTTTTAAAAACAGCAAGGAGATTCAACGGTTTGTGGGGCTTCAGCCCGAGACGACCCTATCAGAGGCCCTGAACAGGCTGGTGAAATAG
- a CDS encoding DUF3467 domain-containing protein, producing MPNGKKEMQVKFPDHLQPGAYANNMVVSHTKEEFVMDFLMVAPPAGSVTSRVIVSPGHMKRILGALQENVSKYEKMFGEIQLAEAPKAAIGFH from the coding sequence ATGCCGAATGGAAAAAAGGAAATGCAGGTAAAATTCCCGGATCACCTGCAGCCGGGCGCCTATGCCAATAATATGGTGGTCTCCCACACCAAAGAGGAATTTGTCATGGACTTTCTGATGGTAGCGCCGCCCGCAGGCAGCGTCACCTCACGGGTGATTGTGAGTCCGGGTCATATGAAACGAATCCTCGGTGCCCTTCAGGAAAATGTTTCAAAATATGAGAAGATGTTTGGTGAAATCCAGCTTGCAGAGGCGCCCAAGGCGGCCATCGGGTTTCATTAG
- a CDS encoding FAD-dependent oxidoreductase, whose protein sequence is MERMFEKFRLGSVELVNRFVFPPIKLGIGNPDGTVTERQIASYRQIATNGPAVVILEPVSVTANGREHPKQPCVHLDNSVHELKKIVDLIHEQGRLACLHLNHAGAAALPKIIGGPPKAPSVMTCVAREETVSEALSEEEIQKILEGYGSAAAKGWEAGFDLVEIQGGHGYLISQFLNSKLNKRDDRYGQDRTLFAGEAFSQVRKGAPDLPLILRISGNEMSPEFGISQEDLLPVVEGAAEMGFYAIHVGMGNACFSPPWYFHHGSLPDKPQMDALAWVRQHTQLPLIVAGRMGRKEKIMRVLEAGTADLVALGRPLIADPELIEKWRKGKDEEVVACGYCLQGCLHRMKSGEPVGCNLNPGLGLPELEQTPSALKVLIAGGGPAGISGALYLTKRGHRVTLAEKADRLGGQSALAWQAPGKGTMKEGLDGLEHAVKASGATILLNREVDAGFIERETPDLLVWATGAVQNVPDIEGLSDQYVMTSLEYFQGEKPVKGPRVLVIGAGRTGVEIAEKLGKDGYEVVATKRTDPIGSMMEMITKKLALMRINNMEKVTLMPHTAVKAFKPDRVEVEKDGESLSLAPFQTVILCSGMLSAPGPDGDWVKGIPKIEVIGDAREVQDIFTAVHAGYDMALMY, encoded by the coding sequence ATGGAAAGGATGTTTGAGAAATTCAGGTTGGGGAGCGTGGAACTTGTAAATCGGTTTGTCTTTCCCCCGATCAAGCTCGGGATTGGGAACCCGGACGGAACCGTGACAGAAAGACAGATTGCCTCTTATCGTCAGATCGCAACAAACGGGCCGGCCGTCGTGATCCTGGAGCCTGTTTCCGTAACCGCGAACGGGAGGGAGCATCCCAAACAGCCGTGCGTGCATCTGGATAACAGCGTCCATGAACTCAAGAAGATTGTGGACCTTATCCATGAGCAAGGCAGGCTTGCCTGCCTCCACCTGAATCATGCGGGTGCGGCCGCCCTCCCCAAGATTATCGGGGGCCCTCCCAAGGCGCCGTCGGTCATGACATGTGTGGCCAGGGAAGAGACGGTGTCGGAGGCCCTGAGCGAGGAGGAGATCCAGAAGATCCTCGAGGGCTACGGATCAGCGGCTGCAAAAGGCTGGGAGGCGGGTTTTGACCTGGTAGAAATTCAGGGGGGCCATGGATATCTGATATCGCAGTTCCTGAATTCTAAGCTGAACAAACGGGACGATCGTTATGGCCAGGATCGCACCCTCTTTGCCGGGGAGGCGTTTTCACAGGTGAGAAAGGGGGCCCCCGACCTTCCCTTAATCCTTCGCATATCAGGAAATGAGATGTCCCCTGAGTTCGGCATCAGCCAGGAGGATCTCCTGCCGGTGGTGGAAGGGGCCGCTGAAATGGGATTTTATGCGATACATGTGGGTATGGGAAATGCCTGCTTCAGTCCCCCCTGGTATTTCCATCATGGCAGTCTGCCGGATAAGCCCCAGATGGATGCCCTGGCCTGGGTCCGTCAGCACACCCAGCTCCCCCTGATTGTTGCAGGCAGGATGGGGAGAAAGGAAAAGATCATGCGCGTCCTCGAGGCCGGGACCGCGGATCTGGTGGCCCTGGGGAGGCCTCTTATCGCGGATCCTGAATTGATAGAGAAGTGGCGGAAGGGAAAAGATGAGGAGGTCGTTGCCTGCGGGTACTGCCTCCAGGGATGCCTCCACCGTATGAAGAGCGGAGAGCCCGTAGGGTGCAATCTGAATCCGGGGCTGGGACTGCCTGAACTCGAACAAACCCCAAGCGCCTTGAAGGTCCTGATCGCAGGAGGCGGGCCGGCAGGGATCAGTGGGGCCCTTTATCTGACCAAGAGGGGACATCGGGTAACGCTGGCGGAAAAGGCCGACCGGTTGGGCGGGCAGTCTGCCCTTGCATGGCAGGCCCCTGGAAAGGGGACCATGAAAGAGGGACTGGATGGATTGGAGCACGCTGTTAAGGCAAGCGGGGCCACCATCCTCTTGAATCGTGAGGTGGATGCGGGGTTCATTGAGAGGGAAACGCCGGATCTACTGGTCTGGGCCACTGGGGCGGTTCAGAATGTTCCTGACATCGAGGGGCTTTCGGATCAGTACGTCATGACATCCCTTGAGTATTTTCAAGGCGAAAAGCCGGTGAAAGGCCCAAGGGTTCTGGTCATCGGGGCTGGAAGGACCGGGGTTGAGATTGCCGAGAAGCTGGGAAAAGATGGTTACGAGGTAGTAGCCACCAAGCGGACCGACCCCATCGGCAGCATGATGGAGATGATCACCAAGAAACTGGCCCTGATGCGGATCAATAACATGGAGAAGGTGACCCTGATGCCCCATACCGCGGTAAAGGCGTTTAAGCCCGACCGGGTAGAGGTGGAAAAAGACGGTGAAAGCCTCTCTCTGGCGCCCTTCCAGACCGTGATTCTTTGCTCGGGCATGCTGTCGGCGCCGGGACCGGATGGAGATTGGGTGAAAGGGATCCCGAAAATAGAAGTGATCGGAGACGCCAGGGAGGTCCAGGATATCTTCACCGCCGTACATGCGGGATACGACATGGCCCTCATGTATTAA